In Gemmatimonadales bacterium, a single window of DNA contains:
- the alr gene encoding alanine racemase, giving the protein MSASNPIPPARAWADIDLGALVANARTVLSVSGSRLLPMVKANAYGIGAAAATHALEAVDPWGYGVVTPEEGLALRREGIRRPIVVFGPLSPEGMDHCLRGDLRPVIGDLEQLRRWLAAGDRPFHVEIDTGMSRLGFSWNDRHLLGEAGSLLEKASGWEGVFTHFHSADTDLDSAGGQWDRLQAVIAAFPRRPPLVHAANSAAAMQGHRFAGDLIRPGIFLYGGVAGMASPEVVVRFRAPVVSSRRVAAGESVSYGATWRAGSDVNIVTLGAGYADGLPRSLSGVGKVELGGILRPIVGRVTMDFTMVDVGDAEVPVGAVATIFGSAPSLDAQASAAGTISYALLTGLGPRVIRRYSEGV; this is encoded by the coding sequence GTGAGCGCGTCAAACCCTATCCCGCCAGCCCGTGCCTGGGCCGATATCGACCTTGGCGCCCTCGTCGCCAACGCCCGGACCGTGCTCTCGGTCTCCGGCTCCCGACTCCTCCCCATGGTCAAGGCCAACGCCTACGGCATCGGCGCCGCAGCGGCGACGCATGCCCTCGAGGCGGTCGACCCATGGGGCTACGGTGTCGTGACCCCGGAGGAAGGGTTGGCGCTTCGCCGGGAGGGGATTCGTCGGCCGATCGTCGTGTTCGGGCCGCTGTCGCCCGAGGGGATGGACCACTGTCTCCGCGGCGACTTGCGCCCGGTCATCGGCGACCTGGAGCAGCTGCGACGCTGGCTGGCCGCAGGCGATCGGCCGTTCCATGTGGAAATCGACACCGGCATGAGCCGGCTCGGATTTTCCTGGAACGATCGTCATCTCCTCGGGGAGGCTGGGTCGCTCCTCGAGAAGGCGTCGGGATGGGAAGGTGTATTCACCCACTTCCATTCGGCCGACACCGACCTGGATTCAGCGGGTGGCCAGTGGGACCGGCTGCAGGCGGTGATTGCGGCGTTCCCGCGGCGCCCGCCGCTGGTTCATGCGGCCAACAGCGCCGCGGCCATGCAGGGACATCGCTTCGCGGGCGATCTGATTCGGCCAGGCATCTTCCTCTACGGTGGCGTGGCCGGGATGGCGTCGCCCGAGGTCGTCGTGCGGTTTCGCGCGCCGGTTGTGTCGAGTCGGCGGGTCGCGGCGGGGGAATCGGTCAGCTACGGTGCGACGTGGCGCGCTGGGTCCGACGTCAATATCGTCACGCTCGGGGCCGGTTACGCGGACGGCCTGCCGCGGTCGCTGAGCGGCGTGGGGAAGGTGGAGCTCGGCGGCATCCTCCGCCCGATCGTCGGGCGGGTGACCATGGACTTCACGATGGTCGATGTGGGCGACGCCGAGGTTCCGGTCGGAGCGGTCGCCACCATCTTCGGCAGCGCCCCGTCGCTCGACGCACAGGCGTCGGCGGCCGGGACGATCAGCTATGCACTGTTGACGGGGCTTGGGCCTCGGGTGATCCGTCGCTATTCGGAGGGAGTATGA
- a CDS encoding DUF1844 domain-containing protein, which produces MNQHFMSLVLGLAQQAEGALAGNLPPGAEGLSPADARQVGQALIDTLGMLQEKTAGQLEPDEKKLLDEVVTALRFRFVQGTAKP; this is translated from the coding sequence ATGAACCAGCATTTCATGTCGCTCGTGCTCGGGTTGGCCCAGCAGGCGGAGGGAGCCTTGGCGGGCAACTTGCCGCCCGGTGCGGAAGGGCTGAGCCCGGCCGACGCCCGACAGGTGGGACAGGCGTTGATCGATACGCTCGGCATGCTGCAGGAAAAGACCGCAGGGCAGCTCGAGCCGGACGAGAAGAAGCTGCTCGACGAGGTCGTCACCGCGCTTCGCTTCCGGTTTGTGCAGGGGACTGCCAAACCATGA
- a CDS encoding phosphopentomutase — translation MSRRAVIIVLDGLGIGPAHDTATYGDTGSDTLGNTLRSVGGLSLPNLEAFGLGCCAPLPGIAEVTAPSAAYGTCQPAGAGKDSTTGHWELCGLTLERPFPTYPDGFPDEVIAEFSRRTGRGVLGNVAASGTAILDRLGEEHQRTGSWIVYTSADSVFQVAAHEQVVPLEELYKACAEARDILQPPHGVSRVIARPFLGAPGAWTRTSHRKDISLPPPGPTLLDRLAERHIPRLGIGKVDDLFASRNIASVHAATNAEGYHLIGSALQTARRGLIFANILEFDQSWGHRNDVPGFAGGLRELDRALPGLLAGVREEDLVIFTADHGNDPTTPSTDHSRERVPLLVYGPRVRPVPLGERSTFADIGQTVAEFLGAAPLESGRSFLGEIWNA, via the coding sequence ATGAGCCGGCGGGCAGTGATCATTGTGCTGGACGGTCTGGGGATCGGACCGGCGCACGACACCGCCACCTATGGCGACACCGGGAGCGACACGCTCGGCAACACGCTCCGGAGTGTCGGAGGGCTCTCGCTCCCGAATCTCGAAGCATTCGGGCTCGGCTGCTGCGCTCCGCTGCCCGGGATCGCGGAGGTGACCGCACCGTCGGCTGCGTACGGAACCTGCCAGCCTGCCGGCGCGGGCAAAGACTCGACGACGGGGCACTGGGAACTCTGTGGATTGACGCTTGAGCGGCCCTTCCCGACGTATCCAGATGGATTCCCGGACGAGGTCATCGCGGAGTTCTCGCGCCGCACGGGGCGAGGGGTGCTGGGGAACGTGGCGGCATCGGGGACCGCGATCCTCGATCGGCTGGGTGAGGAGCACCAGCGGACCGGCTCGTGGATCGTCTACACGTCGGCGGACAGCGTCTTCCAGGTGGCGGCGCATGAGCAGGTGGTGCCGCTGGAGGAGTTGTACAAGGCCTGTGCGGAGGCGCGCGACATCCTGCAGCCCCCGCATGGCGTCTCCCGCGTCATCGCGCGGCCCTTCCTCGGGGCGCCCGGCGCCTGGACCCGCACCTCCCACCGGAAGGACATCAGCCTGCCGCCGCCGGGCCCCACGCTGCTCGACCGGCTGGCCGAGCGGCATATTCCGAGGCTCGGCATCGGGAAGGTGGACGATCTCTTCGCGAGCCGGAACATTGCCAGCGTGCACGCGGCCACCAACGCCGAGGGCTACCACCTGATCGGCTCCGCCCTGCAGACGGCCAGGCGGGGGCTCATCTTCGCGAACATTCTCGAGTTCGACCAGTCGTGGGGCCACCGGAACGACGTACCGGGATTCGCCGGCGGGCTCCGGGAACTCGATCGGGCACTGCCGGGACTTCTGGCAGGGGTGCGGGAGGAGGACCTCGTTATCTTTACCGCGGACCACGGGAACGACCCGACCACCCCGTCCACCGACCATTCGCGTGAACGGGTGCCGCTGCTTGTGTATGGTCCCCGGGTGCGGCCGGTCCCGCTCGGTGAACGGTCGACGTTTGCGGACATCGGGCAGACCGTCGCCGAGTTCCTCGGCGCCGCGCCGCTCGAGTCGGGGCGCTCGTTCCTCGGGGAGATCTGGAATGCCTGA
- a CDS encoding cytidine deaminase: MPDDVLLEAARAVQLHAYAPYSGFRVGAALEGMDGQVFVGCNVESASFGLTICAERSALVAAVAAGHRAFRRIVVISDSDPPASPCGACRQMLAEFGLDLRVDAVGPGRAQTWTLAELLPDAFTSHRLEAP; the protein is encoded by the coding sequence ATGCCTGACGATGTGCTGCTCGAGGCGGCTCGTGCCGTCCAGCTCCATGCCTACGCGCCCTACTCCGGCTTTCGGGTGGGGGCCGCGCTCGAGGGGATGGATGGCCAGGTGTTTGTCGGTTGCAACGTGGAGAGCGCTTCGTTCGGGCTGACCATCTGCGCGGAGCGGTCGGCGCTGGTCGCCGCCGTCGCGGCGGGTCACAGGGCATTCCGCCGGATCGTCGTGATCAGCGACAGCGACCCTCCGGCCTCGCCCTGTGGCGCCTGCCGCCAGATGCTGGCCGAGTTCGGGTTGGACCTCCGTGTGGACGCGGTCGGGCCAGGGCGGGCACAGACCTGGACGCTGGCCGAACTGCTGCCTGACGCATTTACCTCGCACCGTCTTGAGGCACCTTGA
- the miaB gene encoding tRNA (N6-isopentenyl adenosine(37)-C2)-methylthiotransferase MiaB, which yields MSPEPAPRRVYVETYGCQMNVADSSLILGALGREGFVATDNPDGADVLLVNTCAVRDNAEQRVLGRVGELQRYTRPGTVLGVVGCMAQRLGPELLAQVPRVDLVAGPDAYRHLPDLIRQALAGERVSDTEFRSWEHYEDVPQARESGPMAFVTVQRGCDYKCTFCIVPYTRGTERSRTLDEVVGEVQRLVATGTTEVTLLGQTVNSYHDGTHDFGDLLRAVGAVDGLRRLRFTSPYPTDFTPRVIEAMVETPAVCEHVHLPAQSGSDAVLRRMLRRYTRARFLEVVAELRAAMPGLTISTDLIVGFPGETEADLSDTMSLVDAAGFDEAYTFLYSPRDGTPAVRIPGHVPEAIGSERLQRLIAHVRGGTRQRNAARVGGVHEVLVERPARRGGQMLGRTRSNLLVVLDLPADSIGEYHTVRLTGTTGSTFTGAVVAPQLAVL from the coding sequence ATGAGCCCCGAACCCGCACCGCGCCGCGTGTACGTCGAGACGTACGGCTGCCAGATGAACGTGGCGGACTCGTCGCTCATTCTTGGCGCGCTGGGGCGTGAGGGCTTCGTCGCCACCGACAACCCGGATGGCGCCGATGTGCTCCTGGTCAATACCTGCGCCGTCCGCGACAACGCGGAACAGCGCGTCCTCGGCCGGGTGGGGGAGCTGCAGCGGTATACCCGCCCGGGCACCGTCCTCGGGGTCGTCGGGTGCATGGCTCAGCGTCTTGGCCCCGAGCTGCTCGCGCAGGTTCCCCGGGTCGACCTCGTGGCGGGACCGGACGCCTATCGCCATCTGCCTGACCTGATTCGTCAGGCGCTGGCAGGCGAACGGGTGTCCGACACCGAGTTCCGGTCGTGGGAGCACTACGAGGATGTCCCGCAGGCGCGGGAGTCCGGCCCGATGGCGTTCGTGACCGTCCAGCGGGGCTGCGATTACAAGTGCACCTTCTGCATCGTTCCGTACACGCGTGGCACCGAGCGAAGCCGCACGTTGGATGAAGTCGTCGGAGAGGTGCAGCGACTGGTCGCCACCGGCACCACCGAGGTGACCCTCCTCGGCCAGACCGTCAACAGCTACCACGACGGCACGCACGACTTCGGGGACCTGCTGCGCGCCGTCGGCGCCGTGGACGGCTTGCGGCGGCTGCGCTTCACGAGCCCCTATCCGACCGACTTCACGCCCCGGGTCATCGAGGCCATGGTGGAGACGCCCGCGGTCTGCGAGCACGTCCACCTCCCGGCCCAGAGCGGCTCGGATGCCGTGCTGCGGCGCATGCTGCGCCGATACACCCGCGCGCGGTTCCTCGAGGTCGTGGCGGAATTGCGCGCCGCGATGCCCGGGCTCACCATCTCGACGGACCTCATCGTCGGATTTCCGGGCGAAACCGAGGCCGACCTCAGCGACACCATGTCGCTGGTGGATGCGGCCGGGTTCGACGAGGCGTATACTTTCCTGTATTCGCCTCGTGACGGCACACCGGCGGTGCGCATTCCCGGCCATGTGCCCGAGGCAATCGGGTCGGAGCGGTTGCAGCGGCTCATCGCGCACGTCCGGGGCGGGACCCGTCAGCGGAATGCCGCGCGGGTGGGCGGAGTCCACGAGGTGCTCGTCGAGCGGCCGGCGCGGCGTGGCGGGCAGATGCTGGGACGGACACGCTCCAACCTGCTGGTGGTGCTTGACCTCCCGGCCGACAGTATTGGCGAGTATCACACGGTGCGGCTCACTGGCACCACAGGATCCACGTTCACGGGCGCCGTGGTCGCCCCCCAACTGGCGGTCCTATGA
- a CDS encoding late competence development ComFB family protein has translation MIHNLVEEHVVAAYEALKGHFPDFCGCEICRSDVLVYALNRLPARYVASVEGKVVTELNLDKDQTRVTIEIHVMEGFRKVTRTPRCGRVAPPPT, from the coding sequence ATGATTCACAACCTGGTGGAAGAGCACGTGGTCGCCGCCTATGAGGCGCTGAAGGGGCATTTCCCCGACTTTTGCGGTTGCGAAATCTGCCGGAGCGATGTGCTGGTCTACGCGCTCAATCGCCTCCCCGCGCGGTACGTGGCGAGTGTCGAGGGCAAGGTGGTCACGGAGCTGAATCTCGACAAGGACCAGACCAGGGTCACGATCGAGATCCATGTCATGGAAGGCTTTCGCAAGGTCACCCGGACGCCCCGGTGCGGCAGGGTGGCACCTCCCCCCACATGA
- a CDS encoding DNA internalization-related competence protein ComEC/Rec2: protein MRPPLSASIAIAYGAGLATGLAHFPAPVVVLLLLIPMLVSLPGWPRRVSVAGILLGLAAGSFARGADQASCAAILPAGRLALTLRTEEPVDSGGGRTRASLPAAGCQGSIAVAWPRTLEAPAGTELDAVGQWRPRQARFGRPGGILLVAEVSHAVTRATLGDRIRTRIHLSARRLYGRRAPLIDALVLGRRTDLDRDLLENFAGAGLMHLLAISGFHLGLLAGWVFILLRLLGLRRESAGFGAALFAVAYTLFLGWPAPAARAATLAVLLALERSRQRMPRGGALLGATALLVLIVDPWAVLAVGGWLSIAALWGAVTFAGWAGKRLNSGALVRTLATSIGATFATAPITAAALGTVALVGIGLNLVAIPLAALVVPAVVASLVFGSVLPAIAAPLAAGAGVGLGLLQEVARWGSALPGGHLIMPATPGAAIPWLGALLALLWSIRRTTRTEALRRLGWMSVVGVWGWIALAGLSDLRIRPDEGSELALHFLDVGQGDAAAIRTPGGHWILVDGGPIGRSSDAGRSVVLPFLRRHGVRRLDAMVLSHAHADHLGGFPSILDRMTVSEVIDPAVASAEPLYAGFLAQVDEVDAPWMRARRGDGFVLDSVRFLVLHPDTAWDGWGQDLNENSIVLLVEYRGFRAVLAGDAGLPAEAALAGRVGRADLLKVGHHGSRGATGASWLAELQPTTAVISVGDGNRYGHPAPEAMARLTAAAVEIFRTDRDGTIEVRTDGRAMTIHSRRGVVTHTVSEP from the coding sequence ATGAGGCCCCCGCTGTCTGCTTCCATCGCAATTGCCTACGGGGCCGGTCTCGCGACCGGCCTCGCGCATTTTCCGGCCCCAGTTGTCGTTCTCCTCCTCCTGATTCCGATGCTGGTCTCCCTCCCCGGCTGGCCACGGCGGGTGAGCGTCGCCGGCATCCTCCTCGGCCTTGCCGCCGGTTCGTTCGCCAGAGGAGCGGACCAGGCCAGTTGTGCGGCGATCCTCCCGGCGGGTCGACTCGCGCTCACCTTGCGCACCGAGGAGCCGGTCGATTCGGGAGGCGGACGAACGCGGGCCTCCCTGCCGGCGGCCGGATGCCAGGGGAGTATTGCCGTGGCCTGGCCGCGGACCCTTGAGGCGCCGGCCGGCACGGAATTGGACGCCGTGGGACAATGGCGGCCAAGGCAGGCACGATTCGGCCGCCCGGGCGGGATTCTGCTTGTCGCGGAGGTAAGCCATGCGGTGACCAGGGCCACCCTGGGCGACCGGATCAGGACGCGCATTCACCTGTCGGCCCGGCGCCTCTACGGCCGGCGGGCACCGCTGATTGACGCACTCGTCCTGGGGCGGAGGACCGATCTCGATCGAGACCTGCTCGAGAACTTCGCCGGCGCAGGGTTGATGCATCTCCTGGCCATCAGCGGCTTCCACCTCGGCCTGCTCGCCGGGTGGGTCTTCATCCTGCTGCGGCTCCTCGGGCTCCGGCGGGAATCCGCCGGCTTCGGGGCCGCCCTGTTTGCCGTCGCCTACACCCTGTTTCTCGGGTGGCCCGCCCCCGCCGCGCGCGCCGCCACCCTCGCCGTGCTGCTCGCGCTCGAACGAAGCCGGCAGCGGATGCCGCGGGGAGGGGCATTGCTGGGCGCGACAGCGCTCCTCGTGCTGATCGTTGATCCGTGGGCGGTCCTGGCGGTGGGTGGTTGGCTCTCCATCGCCGCGCTCTGGGGGGCCGTGACCTTTGCCGGGTGGGCCGGGAAGCGGCTGAACAGCGGGGCACTGGTCCGGACCCTCGCCACCTCGATCGGGGCGACCTTCGCCACCGCGCCGATCACGGCCGCGGCCCTCGGAACAGTGGCGTTGGTCGGCATCGGGCTGAACCTCGTCGCGATTCCGCTGGCGGCACTCGTCGTCCCTGCCGTGGTGGCAAGCCTGGTCTTCGGGTCGGTGCTGCCCGCGATTGCTGCCCCGCTCGCCGCCGGGGCCGGCGTCGGACTCGGGCTGCTGCAGGAAGTGGCGCGCTGGGGCAGCGCGCTTCCCGGCGGGCACCTGATCATGCCCGCCACTCCAGGGGCGGCGATCCCCTGGCTCGGCGCGCTCCTCGCACTCCTCTGGTCAATCCGTCGGACCACCCGGACGGAGGCACTCCGGCGGCTGGGGTGGATGTCGGTGGTGGGGGTCTGGGGCTGGATTGCCCTTGCGGGGCTCTCCGATCTTCGGATTCGACCTGACGAGGGGTCGGAACTGGCGTTACATTTTCTCGATGTCGGGCAGGGGGATGCCGCGGCCATCCGGACCCCCGGCGGGCACTGGATCCTGGTCGATGGCGGTCCGATCGGGCGTTCCTCCGATGCCGGCCGGAGCGTGGTGCTGCCGTTTCTGAGGCGGCATGGTGTTCGTCGGCTGGATGCGATGGTCCTCTCCCACGCCCACGCCGACCACCTCGGCGGCTTCCCGTCGATCCTCGACCGGATGACGGTCTCGGAGGTCATCGACCCGGCGGTGGCAAGCGCGGAGCCGCTCTACGCCGGGTTCCTCGCGCAAGTTGATGAAGTCGACGCGCCGTGGATGCGGGCGCGACGCGGAGACGGCTTCGTGCTCGACAGTGTGCGATTCCTGGTCCTGCACCCGGATACCGCCTGGGACGGGTGGGGGCAGGACCTCAACGAGAATTCGATCGTCCTCCTGGTCGAATATCGTGGGTTTCGGGCGGTACTGGCGGGCGACGCCGGCCTCCCGGCGGAGGCGGCACTCGCAGGCCGGGTCGGCCGGGCCGACCTGCTGAAGGTCGGGCACCACGGAAGCCGAGGGGCCACGGGGGCCAGCTGGCTGGCGGAATTGCAGCCGACGACGGCGGTGATCAGCGTCGGCGACGGCAACCGGTATGGCCATCCGGCGCCGGAGGCGATGGCCCGCCTGACCGCGGCGGCGGTCGAGATCTTTCGCACCGATCGGGACGGTACCATCGAGGTTCGGACGGACGGCCGGGCCATGACCATCCATTCCCGCAGGGGAGTGGTCACGCACACAGTGAGTGAGCCATGA
- the fbp gene encoding class 1 fructose-bisphosphatase, producing the protein MIGTTAVTTIERFIIDQEHKYPEATGELSNLLYDIALGAKLIAAATRRAGLVNVLGAMGSVNVQGEEQQKLDVFANEILKNALNHTGRVCVMASEEDDGPIPIPPEYPAGKYVVLFDPLDGSSNIDSNASVGTIFSVYRRVSMEGRGTMADVLQPGHKQVAAGYVLYGSSTMLVYTTGQGVHGFTLDPTIGEFLLSHPDIKTPEVGKYYSVNESNYARWNRGSQMSVRGFHGDTPERMKGKNSRYIGAFVADFHRNLINGGIFLYPADTKNPNGKLRLLYECSPMAFLVEQAGGAATDGVRRILDLQPESLHQRVPLAIGSKADVEFVTRTMLEFGTDAP; encoded by the coding sequence ATGATCGGAACCACGGCGGTCACGACCATCGAACGCTTCATCATCGACCAGGAACACAAGTATCCCGAGGCCACCGGGGAACTGTCGAACCTGCTCTATGACATCGCGCTGGGTGCCAAGCTCATCGCCGCCGCCACGCGGCGGGCCGGGCTGGTGAACGTGCTCGGGGCAATGGGAAGCGTCAACGTGCAGGGCGAGGAGCAGCAGAAGCTCGACGTCTTCGCCAACGAGATCCTGAAGAACGCGCTGAACCATACCGGCCGGGTCTGCGTCATGGCCTCGGAAGAGGACGACGGGCCGATTCCCATTCCCCCCGAATATCCGGCCGGCAAGTACGTCGTGCTGTTCGACCCGCTGGACGGGTCCTCCAACATCGACTCGAACGCCTCCGTCGGGACCATCTTCAGCGTCTACCGCCGCGTCTCGATGGAGGGGCGCGGGACGATGGCCGACGTCCTCCAGCCGGGTCACAAGCAGGTGGCCGCCGGGTACGTGCTGTACGGCTCCAGCACGATGCTGGTGTACACGACGGGCCAGGGCGTGCACGGCTTCACGCTCGACCCCACCATCGGCGAGTTCCTCCTCTCGCATCCCGACATCAAGACGCCCGAGGTCGGGAAGTACTACAGCGTGAACGAATCGAACTACGCGCGCTGGAACCGCGGGAGCCAGATGTCGGTGCGGGGCTTTCACGGTGACACGCCGGAGCGGATGAAGGGGAAGAACAGTCGGTACATCGGCGCCTTCGTGGCGGACTTCCATCGCAACCTGATCAACGGGGGGATCTTCCTCTATCCGGCCGACACCAAGAACCCCAACGGAAAGCTGCGCCTGCTGTACGAGTGCAGCCCGATGGCGTTCCTGGTGGAGCAGGCGGGGGGGGCGGCCACCGACGGTGTGCGTCGCATCCTCGACCTGCAACCGGAGTCATTGCACCAGCGGGTGCCGCTCGCGATCGGGTCGAAGGCGGACGTCGAGTTCGTGACGCGCACGATGCTGGAATTCGGGACCGACGCTCCATGA
- a CDS encoding methylmalonyl-CoA mutase family protein: protein MTERAPKALYGPADWAGDPARDLGAPGRFPFTRGPYPTMYTERLWTMRQYAGFGTAEETNTRFHHLLAAGQSGLSTAFDLPTQMGLDSDHPLAEGEVGRVGVAIDTVDDLALLFRGIPLDQVSTSMTINATAAILLAMYIVVGEEQGVAPAALSGTIQNDILKEYIARGTYIFPPTPSLRLIGDIFRYVSEQGMNINPISISGYHMREAGATAAQEIGFTLANALEYVRVGVDAGLPVNSFGPRLSFFFAAHNNLFEEAAKFRAARRLWARLVQARFGADDKTARLRFHTQTGGVTLQAQQPLNNVVRVTVQALSAVLGGTQSLHTNGFDEALSLPTADAATLALRTQQILGYESGVAEVIDPLGGSYFVEALTDRIEAEALALIEAVDALGGAAAAVSKGHFQEAIAKSAWEAQQRQEAGAQVVVGVNRFTDDEPPPVIAMPDFAELAGRQRARLETIRSERDGGRVASALAAVRGAAGGSDPMMPTILEAVRSRATLGEISDVLREVWGTYRPGR, encoded by the coding sequence ATGACCGAGCGGGCGCCCAAGGCGCTGTACGGGCCGGCGGACTGGGCGGGCGACCCCGCGCGCGACCTCGGCGCGCCGGGCCGCTTTCCGTTCACGCGCGGGCCGTACCCCACGATGTACACCGAGCGGCTCTGGACGATGCGCCAGTACGCCGGTTTCGGCACCGCCGAAGAGACCAACACCCGCTTCCACCACCTGCTCGCGGCCGGCCAGTCGGGGCTGTCAACGGCGTTCGACCTGCCGACGCAGATGGGGCTCGATTCCGACCACCCGCTGGCCGAGGGGGAGGTGGGGCGGGTGGGCGTGGCGATCGACACCGTGGACGACCTGGCCCTCCTCTTCCGCGGCATTCCGCTCGACCAGGTGTCCACGTCGATGACGATCAACGCCACCGCCGCCATCCTCCTCGCGATGTACATCGTGGTGGGCGAGGAGCAGGGGGTGGCACCGGCGGCCCTGAGCGGCACCATCCAGAACGACATCCTGAAGGAGTACATCGCGCGCGGCACCTACATCTTCCCGCCGACGCCCTCCCTCCGCCTGATCGGCGACATCTTCCGGTACGTCTCGGAGCAGGGGATGAACATCAACCCCATCTCGATCAGCGGCTACCACATGCGCGAGGCGGGCGCCACTGCCGCGCAGGAAATCGGGTTCACCCTCGCCAACGCCCTCGAGTACGTGCGTGTCGGGGTCGACGCGGGGTTGCCGGTCAACAGCTTCGGCCCGCGGCTCTCCTTCTTCTTCGCCGCGCACAACAATCTCTTCGAGGAAGCGGCCAAGTTCCGCGCGGCGCGGCGCCTCTGGGCGCGGCTGGTGCAGGCCCGGTTCGGCGCCGACGACAAGACCGCCCGGCTACGCTTTCACACCCAGACCGGCGGTGTCACCCTGCAGGCGCAGCAGCCGCTGAACAACGTGGTGCGCGTCACGGTCCAGGCCCTCTCCGCCGTCCTGGGCGGCACCCAGTCGCTGCACACCAACGGCTTCGACGAGGCGCTGTCCCTGCCGACAGCCGACGCCGCCACGCTGGCGCTGCGGACCCAGCAGATCCTCGGCTACGAGAGCGGGGTGGCGGAGGTGATCGATCCGCTGGGCGGGAGCTATTTCGTGGAGGCGCTCACCGACCGGATCGAGGCGGAGGCGTTGGCCCTCATCGAGGCGGTGGACGCGCTCGGAGGCGCTGCGGCAGCGGTGTCCAAGGGACACTTCCAGGAGGCGATCGCCAAGAGCGCCTGGGAGGCGCAACAGCGCCAGGAGGCGGGGGCGCAGGTCGTGGTCGGGGTCAACCGATTCACCGATGATGAACCGCCGCCGGTCATCGCGATGCCCGACTTCGCCGAGCTGGCGGGCCGCCAGCGCGCCCGCCTGGAAACGATCCGCAGCGAGCGCGATGGCGGCCGTGTCGCCTCCGCCCTGGCCGCCGTCCGGGGGGCCGCCGGGGGCAGCGACCCGATGATGCCGACGATTCTCGAGGCCGTCCGGAGCAGGGCCACGCTGGGCGAGATCAGCGATGTGCTGCGCGAAGTCTGGGGGACCTACCGACCCGGGCGGTGA
- a CDS encoding zinc ribbon domain-containing protein — protein MPTYDYQCSSGHNFEKIHKMSESPRVKCPICGKPAARQISGGAGLVFKGSGFYITDYGKDGKGARKADTGEGAGSSPAKPDAAAPATPAKPESKSGKDAGSKSGSGSKKAAE, from the coding sequence ATGCCGACGTACGATTATCAGTGCTCCTCAGGGCACAATTTCGAAAAGATCCACAAGATGTCCGAGTCGCCACGGGTCAAGTGCCCGATCTGCGGCAAGCCGGCAGCTCGCCAGATTTCCGGCGGGGCCGGCCTGGTCTTCAAGGGCAGCGGGTTCTACATCACCGACTACGGCAAGGACGGGAAGGGCGCCCGGAAGGCGGACACCGGAGAGGGGGCGGGGTCTTCGCCGGCCAAGCCGGATGCCGCGGCACCTGCAACGCCCGCCAAGCCCGAATCGAAATCGGGCAAGGATGCGGGTTCGAAGTCGGGCAGCGGCTCGAAGAAGGCGGCCGAGTGA